Part of the Paenarthrobacter sp. JL.01a genome is shown below.
GATCCCCGGCGTCATGTCGCGAGACGGTCCGGCACTGGAAGGTCGCGACCGCGCCGTCCAACAGCGGAATACCGGCGATGCCTTCGGTGGTGTCGGCGCCGGCGAATTTGTCCGTTGCCGGTGTGGCGAACTGCCGGGACAGGACGTGCTGGTCGCTCGCGAGGATGTTGATGGCGAAGTGCGTGGCGTCCTCGAAGTCACCCAGGCTTGGTGCGCGTTTGCTGGGGCACCACAGCACCAGGGGCGGTTCCATGGACACCGAGGTGAAGGAGTTCGCCGTCATTCCCACCTTCCTGCCGTCTGCCGAGACAGTGGTGACCACGGTGACTCCGGTGGCGAACTGACCCAGGGCACTCCTGAAATCACGGACGTCAAAGGAGGAGGTGTCTTCTTCCTTCCGGGCCTGCATGAAGTCGGCGGCTGCGGTGGAGTCGAACCACCAAGGGTACGAGGTTCGCGGGTCGTCGAACCCGTTCACGATGCTTGCCGCCAATGCGGGATGTTCGACGGCTTCGCTGAGGAGCGTCTTCTGGTGGTCCCGAGGCGGCTTGAGCAAGTCGTTGGTCCACTCAACTGCCCATTGCCCCCATCCGCGCCAGAACTCGTCGAAGGTGCGCTCCATCCATTGGCGGTCGAACGGTTGCTGGCCGCGGCGGACAATCGAGTCAAGGTAGTACTTGGCTGCGAGGGTTGCGTTGTTGGAGCCCTGCCCCGTGAGCGGATCGTTGAGGACCACGGCATCGCCCAGGCCGAACACCAGTTTTCCGTTGCCAAGCTCCCCGACGGCGGACCTCACCGTTGGCGTGATGCGCCCCAGGAGCGTGGCGCCGTCGTCGGTCAGTTCCGCCCCCGCGAAGTTCTCCGCCTCGTGCGGGAAATGCTCGCGCAGAATTTCCAAGGAACGCTCGAGCTGCTCCTGCGGACTTCCGACGTCGGTCCAACGGTCCATGGGGCCGCGCACCACGCCCTCGAACACCATCATGCGGCAGGGGCCGGACACAGTCAGTCCGGGGAAGGTAAAGAATTCGCCGACGCCGGGGGCCATGGACATGCGGATGGCGTCACCGGCAGTGCCGTCCGCGCCGGTGCCGGCGGCAGCAGCGGCGTCGGGCTTTACGTAGTTCAGGGCCAGGACGCGTTGGGGGCGGTCGAACGGCGACTTGGCCTTGTCCCGCGGGAAGATCT
Proteins encoded:
- a CDS encoding flavin reductase: MRKIAIIGAGESGAQLALGLHREGYAVTLLSDRSAAQIRSGKVMSSQCMFSTALDAEAQLGTALTEYYESGSVPAIGSIRLRVQAEQPIEWEAPLDGPARSIDQRIKSALWIETFVAAGGDFRIEKVTARMLEELARDYELVIVSTGKGEIGQIFPRDKAKSPFDRPQRVLALNYVKPDAAAAAGTGADGTAGDAIRMSMAPGVGEFFTFPGLTVSGPCRMMVFEGVVRGPMDRWTDVGSPQEQLERSLEILREHFPHEAENFAGAELTDDGATLLGRITPTVRSAVGELGNGKLVFGLGDAVVLNDPLTGQGSNNATLAAKYYLDSIVRRGQQPFDRQWMERTFDEFWRGWGQWAVEWTNDLLKPPRDHQKTLLSEAVEHPALAASIVNGFDDPRTSYPWWFDSTAAADFMQARKEEDTSSFDVRDFRSALGQFATGVTVVTTVSADGRKVGMTANSFTSVSMEPPLVLWCPSKRAPSLGDFEDATHFAINILASDQHVLSRQFATPATDKFAGADTTEGIAGIPLLDGAVATFQCRTVSRHDAGDHVIYVGEVESYKHDGGAPLVFHGGKYHATASHPDF